In Papaver somniferum cultivar HN1 chromosome 1, ASM357369v1, whole genome shotgun sequence, a genomic segment contains:
- the LOC113294424 gene encoding lysine histidine transporter-like 8, whose protein sequence is MEQQETTKAPEYFTTTTTTTTTEVVSIPVTPRMSTPEGLTPSGTRSPNSRRPMMKSSSNAWTPTSLISPRFLSPIGTPMKKVYINMKSYLEEVGHLTKLNSQDAWLPITESRNGNAHYAAFHNLNAGIGFQALLLPVAFSYLGWSWGMISLTITYVWQLYTLWILVQLHEAVPGKRYNRYVELAQAAFGERLGLWLALFPTIYLSAGTATALILIGGETMKLFFQIVCGPLCTTNPLTTIEWYLVFTTLCVVLSQLPNLNSIAGLSLIGAVTAITYSTMVWVLSVSQPRPPSLSYQPLSSPSFSTSVFSVMNALGIVAFAFRGHNLALEIQSTMPSTFKHPAHVPMWRGAKIAYWLIAMCVFPVSIGGFWAYGNLMPAGGILNALYVFHSQDIPRVLLAATFLLVVFNCLSSFQIYSMPVFDSFEAGYTSRTNRPCSLWVRSGFRIFCGFISFFIGIALPFLSSIAGLMGGLTLPVTFAYPCFMWILIKKPQKFSFNWYFNWTLGWLGVAFSLAFSIGGVWSMVNSGMKLKFFKPN, encoded by the exons ATGGAGCAACAAGAAACAACAAAGGCACCGGAATACTTCACTACTACAACTACAACTACAACAACAGAAGTAGTATCAATACCAGTAACACCAAGAATGTCTACACCTGAAGGATTAACACCATCAGGTACAAGATCACCAAATAGTAGAAGACCCATgatgaaatcatcttcaaatgcATGGACTCCTACATCTTTGATTTCACCTAGATTTTTAAGTCCTATTGGTACTCCAATGAAGAAGGTTTATATAAATATGAAGAGTTATTTGGAAGAAGTAGGCCATCTTACTAAACTTAACTCTCAAGATGCTTGGTTACCCATTACTGAATCTAGAAATGGTAATGCTCATTATGCTGCTTTTCACAATCTTAATGCTGGTATTGGTTTTCAAGCTCTTCTCCTGCCTGTTGCCTTCTCTTATCTTGGCTG GAGTTGGGGGATGATATCATTGACAATCACATATGTTTGGCAACTTTATACTTTGTGGATACTAGTCCAATTACATGAAGCAGTACCAGGGAAGAGATACAATAGATATGTGGAGCTTGCTCAAGCTGCATTTG GAGAAAGGTTGGGTTTATGGcttgctttgtttccaacaatttattTATCGGCGGGAACTGCAACTGCACTTATTCTTATTGGAGGAGAAACCATGAAGCTCTTCTTCCAGATAGTGTGTGGCCCCCTTTGCACCACAAATCCTCTAACAACCATTGAATGGTATCTGGTTTTCACTACACTATGTGTCGTTCTGTCTCAACTTCCAAACCTCAATTCGATTGCAGGGTTGTCGTTGATAGGAGCAGTGACAGCTATTACTTACTCCACCATGGTTTGGGTTCTCTCTGTTAGCCAACCTAGACCACCATCCCTCTCTTACCAACCCCTTTCATCTCCTTCTTTCTCTACTTCAGTATTTTCAGTCATGAATGCACTTGGAATTGTAGCATTTGCCTTCAGAGGACATAATCTCGCTCTGGAGATTCAG TCAACAATGCCATCTACTTTTAAGCACCCAGCACATGTCCCGATGTGGAGAGGAGCCAAAATTGCCTATTGGTTGATTGCCATGTGTGTGTTCCCTGTCTCCATCGGAGGCTTTTGGGCCTACGGAAACCTT ATGCCTGCAGGAGGGATCCTAAATGCGTTATATGTATTTCATAGCCAAGACATTCCACGAGTGCTACTTGCAGCAACTTTCCTGTTAGTTGTATTCAACTGCCTCAGTAGCTTCCAGATTTATTCCATGCCTGTTTTCGACAGTTTTGAAGCTGGTTACACAAGTCGTACAAACCGTCCTTGCTCGCTTTGGGTCCGATCCGGTTTCAGAATCTTCTGTGGCTTCATCTCGTTCTTCATTGGGATAGCTCTTCCATTTCTCTCCAGCATAGCCGGTTTAATGGGAGGTCTTACTCTTCCTGTCACCTTTGCTTACCCTTGCTTCATGTGGATTCTGATAAAGAAGCCTCAAAAATTCAGCTTTAATTGGTATTTCAACTGGACTCTTGGTTGGCTGGGCGTTGCTTTTAGCCTGGCTTTCTCGATAGGCGGTGTCTGGAGTATGGTCAACAGCGGCATGAAGCTTAAATTCTTTAAGCCCAACTAA
- the LOC113294432 gene encoding uncharacterized protein LOC113294432, giving the protein MEENNQSPPVKKEPEVAEKKEEVSGGGGGWGGWGISPFSVLSDLQKAAAVAAEEITRNAAAMAKSIGEDMQSSDDTEPLKEEDESDDPTPAEDTDDDDDKRRKSALDKLEKASEDSLLGQGLKVLDSSVENFASGAWQAFGNAWKGGSQFIHKLESSAANIAESIQHTSLPATPGSVAPSLIESGKALTSKGIQVLERVGKETMDLLITETGMEVDKNPEAEQQADEEQLFEEVSFDRCFYIYGGPEQLEELEALSSHYTLLFNRRKAKLSAEQKSFYEGKLKQVQQIFSLSTEGDDNGADSDKGKKVETVEGSGDEMKSLRDASVSKAADMAAGFATSLAGIAANEIIQRTAGRLEGIHSEGVHRLSELCCSAVTQLFMLGKSIISSANKAQNEETEQEDMKIEWPEDSVERAKLIRSKAQSMAGDVELVSNSFITGISDVVEAYQAAIKGATANAHDGLPQTSVQEKADAISDHLHADQATALDKIQEGLQFLAFVVISSSMPSA; this is encoded by the exons ATGGAGGAAAATAATCAATCACCACCGGTTAAGAAAGAAccagaagttgcagagaaaaaagaagaagtcagCGGAGGAGGAGGTGGTTGGGGAGGTTGGGGAATTTCTCCATTTTCTGTTTTATCAGATCTTCAGAAAGCTGCTGCTGTTGCAGCTGAAGAGATTACTCGCAAT GCAGCTGCCATGGCTAAGAGTATCGGAGAAGATATGCAATCATCTGATGACACAGAACCcttgaaggaggaagatgagTCTGATGATCCAACACCTGCAGAAGAtactgatgacgatgatgataagCGGCGAAAATCTGCTCTAGATAAATTGGAGAAGGCCAGTGAAGATTCTCTCTTGGGTCAA GGTCTTAAGGTTCTTGACAGCTCAGTGGAGAACTTTGCTTCCGGAGCATGGCAAGCGTTTGGCAATGCATGGAAAGGGGGCTCACAGTTCATCCATAA GTTAGAGAGCTCTGCTGCAAACATTGCAGAATCCATTCAGCATACCAGTCTACCTGCAACACCTGGTTCTGTTGCTCCATCTCTAATAGAG AGTGGAAAAGCATTAACCTCAAAGGGCATACAAGTGCTTGAGCGAGTGGGTAAGGAGACTATGGATCTACTTATTACAGAGACTGGTATGGAAGTTGATAAGAATCCCGAAGCTGAGCAGCAAGCAGACGAAGAGCAGCTTTTCGAGGAAGTTTCATTTGATCGATGTTTCTATATCTATGGAGGTCCTGAGCAGTTGGAG GAACTTGAGGCGTTATCCAGTCATTATACATTGTTATTTAACAGGAGGAAAGCAAAATTATCAGCAGAGCAGAAATCTTTCTATGAAGGAAAGCTTAAACAGGTTCAACAGATATTCAGTTTAAGTACTGAAGGTGATGATAATGGTGCTGATTCTGACAAGGGGAAGAAAGTTGAGACTGTCGAGGGATCTGGCGATGAGATGAAAAGTTTACGTGATGCAAGTGTCAGTAAGGCTGCCGATATGGCTGCTGG GTTCGCAACTAGCCTAGCTGGGATAGCTGCAAATGAAATAATACAGCGAACTGCTGGTAGACTCGAGGGAATTCATTCTGAGGGAGTCCAT AGACTCTCAGAGTTATGCTGTTCTGCTGTTACTCAGCTTTTCATGCTTGGAAAATCTATTATCTCAAGTGCAAATAAAGCACAAAATGAAGAAACGGAGCAGGAAGATATGAAGATTGAATGGCCAGAGGATTCTGTTGAAAGAGCCAAGCTCATCAGATCAAAAGCACAGTCAATGGCAGGAGATGTTGAATTGGTATCAAATAGTTTTATCACGG GTATATCCGATGTAGTCGAAGCCTACCAAGCTGCGATAAAAGGTGCAACTGCTAATGCTCATGATGGCCTTCCACAAACTTCAGTGCAGGAGAAAGCTGATGCCATCTCTGATCATCTTCATGCTGACCAGGCTACTGCTTTAGACAAGATTCAGGAAGGACTTCAGTTCTTGGCATTTGTGGTCATCTCTTCCTCCATGCCCAGTGCTTGA